A portion of the Thermosipho africanus Ob7 genome contains these proteins:
- a CDS encoding DNA polymerase III subunit delta, translating into MPIINLSGNSELKKEEYVKELVSKLNAEYVRVYSDYTDRLEIIKEKVSNIGLFSKKTVVDVVDFEKFKASEKKEILSLLILDDVYLILRTQKKIKGISGEEFKLPNVWEEEKWKNLISEMLKEHGLEVKGEIIDFLFENVGPDEFALYNEIKKLKVFEKNLNLDILKDVIHKYTLSKLDDFCFAISEMKEESFRLLKDVVNDYEPIIIVYTLSSHFISLFRIFAYTKKKTSFSWPEISKLSKELKIPSPKVARFLGFKFKGQKFEPVNHLLIYSEEKLKDIIKRLYFIDRSVKSGGTTEVEILNLIKFIKEC; encoded by the coding sequence ATGCCAATTATCAATTTATCGGGGAATTCCGAGTTAAAAAAAGAAGAATATGTAAAGGAACTGGTAAGTAAGCTTAATGCAGAATATGTGAGGGTATATTCAGATTACACAGATAGATTAGAGATTATAAAAGAAAAAGTATCGAATATAGGTTTGTTTTCTAAAAAAACGGTAGTTGATGTTGTGGATTTTGAAAAATTTAAGGCATCAGAGAAAAAAGAAATTTTATCATTACTTATTTTAGATGATGTTTATCTTATTCTAAGGACACAGAAAAAAATAAAAGGTATTTCAGGAGAAGAGTTTAAACTTCCCAATGTTTGGGAAGAAGAAAAATGGAAAAATTTAATTTCTGAAATGTTAAAAGAACATGGTCTTGAAGTAAAAGGAGAAATAATTGACTTTTTATTTGAAAATGTTGGGCCTGATGAGTTTGCACTTTACAATGAAATAAAAAAATTAAAAGTTTTTGAAAAAAATTTAAATTTAGATATTTTAAAAGATGTGATTCATAAATATACACTTTCAAAGTTGGATGATTTTTGCTTTGCAATTTCTGAGATGAAAGAAGAATCATTTAGATTGTTAAAAGACGTGGTAAACGACTATGAGCCAATTATAATTGTTTACACACTTTCATCTCATTTTATTTCTTTATTCAGAATTTTTGCATACACAAAAAAGAAAACCTCATTTTCCTGGCCAGAGATTTCAAAACTGTCAAAAGAATTAAAAATTCCTTCTCCAAAAGTTGCAAGATTTTTAGGATTTAAATTTAAAGGTCAGAAATTTGAACCAGTAAATCATCTTTTAATTTATTCAGAAGAGAAATTAAAAGATATAATTAAAAGACTATACTTTATTGATAGAAGTGTAAAATCGGGAGGAACTACCGAAGTTGAAATTTTAAATTTAATAAAATTTATCAAGGAGTGTTAA